The following are encoded together in the Oceanobacillus zhaokaii genome:
- a CDS encoding YjiH family protein — protein MEDIMKNYRLIDHIKFIIPSLIGIFLFIIPVKTSTGFTIPIAVLSNWVQELLADQLSAIMMGIIVITAIMTVIIKITGRDAFQKTPFFQQLFDVNTFWSIIRVVAAIFAVMVFFQVGPEAIIGEDTGQTLLDSLLHVLFAVFLFAGLFLPLLMNFGLLELFGTLMRNVMRPLFKLPGRSSIDALASWIGDGTIGVLLTSKQYEEGFYTKREAAVVGTTFSVVSITFSLVVIEQVGLPHLFVPFYLTILIAGIIAALIMPRIPPLSKKGDTYINESVDEVDETIPNGYNSLTYGYTKALKRAKKETSIYKFFKEGGQNILDMWMGVAPIVMGIGLAALIIATYTPVFQWLGLPFIPLLEIMQIPYAAEASETILIGFADMFLPAIIGSGIEADITRFIIAALSVTQLIYMSEIGGLILGSKIPVSFLDLVVIFLLRTIITLPIITLIAHLIF, from the coding sequence ATGGAGGACATTATGAAAAACTATCGTTTAATCGATCATATAAAATTTATTATTCCTTCTTTAATAGGAATTTTCTTATTTATCATACCCGTTAAAACGAGCACTGGCTTTACTATTCCAATTGCTGTTTTGTCCAATTGGGTACAGGAACTGCTCGCAGATCAATTATCGGCAATCATGATGGGCATCATTGTTATTACAGCAATCATGACTGTTATTATAAAAATTACTGGCCGTGATGCATTTCAAAAGACACCTTTCTTCCAGCAATTATTTGATGTCAATACTTTCTGGTCTATCATTAGAGTTGTTGCAGCTATTTTCGCTGTAATGGTCTTTTTCCAAGTTGGACCGGAAGCGATAATCGGTGAAGACACTGGTCAAACCTTGTTAGATAGCCTGCTGCATGTGCTATTTGCTGTATTTCTGTTTGCGGGATTATTTTTACCATTATTAATGAACTTCGGGTTATTGGAATTATTCGGGACGTTAATGCGAAATGTTATGCGCCCGTTATTCAAATTGCCTGGGCGCTCTTCAATTGATGCATTGGCATCTTGGATTGGTGATGGGACCATTGGCGTATTACTTACTAGTAAGCAGTACGAGGAAGGATTCTATACTAAACGTGAGGCTGCTGTTGTTGGGACAACCTTTTCCGTTGTTTCCATTACCTTTTCCTTAGTCGTTATAGAGCAGGTCGGTCTCCCGCATCTGTTTGTGCCTTTCTATTTAACCATTCTAATTGCGGGAATTATCGCTGCACTCATCATGCCACGTATCCCACCGTTATCCAAAAAAGGAGATACGTATATAAATGAATCAGTGGACGAAGTAGATGAAACCATTCCTAATGGGTACAATTCATTGACATATGGATATACGAAAGCATTGAAACGTGCGAAAAAGGAAACAAGTATTTATAAGTTTTTTAAAGAAGGCGGGCAAAACATCTTAGATATGTGGATGGGTGTTGCACCAATCGTAATGGGAATTGGTTTAGCTGCACTGATTATTGCTACCTATACACCTGTCTTTCAATGGTTGGGATTACCGTTCATTCCATTACTAGAAATAATGCAAATTCCATATGCAGCGGAAGCTTCTGAAACAATTCTAATTGGCTTTGCCGATATGTTCCTGCCAGCAATCATTGGTTCGGGGATCGAGGCAGATATTACTCGATTTATTATCGCTGCGTTGTCAGTCACACAGCTAATCTATATGTCTGAGATAGGTGGATTGATTCTCGGTTCAAAGATCCCTGTCTCTTTCCTTGATTTAGTCGTCATCTTCTTATTACGGACGATTATTACATTACCAATAATCACGTTGATTGCACATTTAATATTCTAA
- a CDS encoding acyltransferase family protein, with product MKRNAFFDNARVLLIFLVVFGHMLQPFIDGSRGLHTLYMWIYTFHMPAFILLSGFFAKGSGDKGYIMKLAQKLLLPYLIFQILYTLFYFLLGRESWQAGIFDPQWSLWFLFSLFSWHMLLILFKKMPIGVGITLSVAVGLVVGYFGDIGHTFSLSRTFVFFPFFLIGYWLTEKQILQVKRKSVKVTSLVIMAGLAAALYYAPDFNSGWLLASKSYGDLGMEDYGGLARLSVYITAAIMVTSILAWVPTKNLGWVTSLGGRTLYVYLLHGFFIQFFRQADLFEVNNVVDLLGIAGLSAIIVIVLSSRPILGIWQPLIEGKATIIKNTLREI from the coding sequence ATGAAAAGAAATGCATTTTTTGATAATGCAAGAGTGCTTTTGATTTTTTTAGTTGTATTTGGTCACATGCTTCAGCCTTTTATAGATGGATCAAGAGGGCTTCACACATTATATATGTGGATTTACACATTTCATATGCCGGCTTTTATATTGCTTTCAGGATTCTTTGCAAAGGGTTCAGGGGATAAAGGCTACATTATGAAACTTGCGCAAAAATTATTACTGCCATATCTAATTTTCCAGATTTTATATACGTTATTTTATTTCCTGCTTGGAAGGGAAAGCTGGCAAGCAGGGATTTTTGATCCACAATGGTCATTATGGTTCTTATTTAGTTTATTCAGCTGGCATATGCTGCTGATATTATTTAAAAAAATGCCAATTGGTGTAGGGATAACACTATCAGTTGCAGTTGGATTAGTTGTCGGTTATTTCGGTGATATTGGCCATACCTTTAGCCTGTCGCGAACCTTTGTATTTTTCCCGTTTTTCCTAATTGGTTATTGGTTAACAGAAAAGCAAATTCTGCAAGTGAAACGAAAGAGTGTGAAAGTGACTTCTCTCGTTATCATGGCGGGGCTAGCGGCAGCATTATACTATGCGCCAGACTTTAACTCAGGCTGGCTCTTAGCATCTAAATCCTATGGTGATTTAGGTATGGAGGATTATGGCGGATTAGCGAGACTCTCTGTTTATATAACTGCGGCTATAATGGTTACGAGCATATTGGCCTGGGTTCCGACGAAAAACTTAGGATGGGTAACAAGTCTTGGAGGGCGGACATTGTATGTCTATCTGCTACATGGATTCTTCATTCAGTTTTTCCGTCAAGCCGATTTGTTTGAGGTTAACAATGTTGTAGACCTATTAGGAATTGCTGGGTTATCGGCAATTATTGTAATTGTGCTTTCAAGCAGACCGATTCTTGGAATTTGGCAGCCGCTCATTGAAGGAAAGGCTACAATTATAAAAAATACATTAAGAGAAATATAA
- a CDS encoding L-cystine transporter has translation MEALFILINIVVLLAIIGLLIYMQKKHVSFSKRVFTGMGLGILFGIILQAIYGEGSNVLTVTSEWFSIVGSGYVRLLMVIVVPLVMVSIIRSIINLEKTKELGKMAGWIIGILISTTMVAALVGIGSALVFDLNAEQIEVGDAETERAASLEARYAEIEDQTTPQRILEFIPNNIFLDMTGGRPTSVISVVIFSVIVGIAVLGVRRKKPEQADMFVKIVNSVYTVVMRIVTLILRLTPFGVLALMTNMVAGTSFTGIIELGKFVLANYLALIVMFILHLIIVGLFGLKPFTFLKKAFPVLGFAFTSRSSAGTIPLNIKGQKDALGVDDSVANISASFGATMGQNGCAGVYPAMLAVMIAPTIGINPLSFEFIIQLVLIIGVSSFGVAGVGGGATFAAIIVLSSMGLPVGLAGLLISVEPLIDMGRTALNVSGSMLSGTLTSRILGKLNIKKFNDNSAVVDATSV, from the coding sequence ATGGAAGCTTTATTTATTTTGATAAATATTGTCGTATTGCTTGCAATCATCGGCTTATTAATTTATATGCAAAAGAAACATGTTTCTTTTTCAAAGCGAGTATTTACAGGTATGGGACTTGGAATCCTGTTTGGAATTATTTTACAAGCAATATACGGGGAAGGATCGAATGTATTAACAGTAACCTCGGAATGGTTTAGTATTGTCGGAAGCGGATATGTTCGTTTACTAATGGTAATCGTTGTGCCACTTGTAATGGTTTCAATTATCCGATCGATTATAAATCTAGAAAAGACAAAAGAACTTGGAAAAATGGCTGGCTGGATTATCGGAATTCTAATTTCGACAACGATGGTTGCGGCATTAGTCGGAATTGGTTCCGCGTTAGTATTTGATTTAAACGCAGAACAGATTGAAGTAGGGGATGCAGAAACGGAACGTGCAGCATCATTAGAGGCACGCTACGCAGAAATAGAGGATCAAACAACGCCACAAAGAATATTAGAATTTATCCCAAATAATATTTTCTTGGATATGACTGGTGGACGTCCAACTTCGGTTATTTCTGTCGTTATTTTCTCTGTCATCGTTGGGATAGCAGTACTTGGTGTACGAAGGAAGAAACCTGAACAAGCAGATATGTTTGTGAAAATCGTGAACTCGGTCTATACAGTTGTCATGCGAATCGTAACACTTATTCTACGTCTAACCCCATTTGGTGTACTGGCATTGATGACAAATATGGTAGCAGGTACAAGTTTTACTGGAATAATCGAACTTGGTAAATTTGTTCTTGCAAACTATCTAGCACTAATTGTCATGTTCATCCTGCACTTAATTATTGTTGGATTGTTTGGACTCAAGCCGTTTACTTTCTTAAAGAAAGCTTTCCCTGTTCTAGGGTTTGCGTTCACGTCACGTTCAAGTGCAGGTACAATACCATTGAATATTAAAGGGCAAAAAGATGCACTTGGAGTTGATGACAGTGTAGCGAATATTTCTGCATCATTTGGTGCAACGATGGGACAAAATGGATGTGCAGGTGTGTATCCAGCAATGTTGGCAGTAATGATTGCTCCTACTATAGGAATCAACCCGTTGTCATTTGAATTTATCATTCAACTCGTTCTTATAATTGGAGTAAGTTCATTCGGTGTTGCGGGTGTTGGTGGTGGAGCAACCTTTGCGGCGATCATCGTCCTCTCATCAATGGGTCTTCCAGTTGGTCTGGCAGGATTACTTATCTCTGTTGAGCCGTTAATCGACATGGGACGCACAGCACTTAACGTTAGTGGCAGCATGCTTTCTGGAACATTAACATCTCGCATTTTGGGTAAATTAAATATTAAGAAATTCAATGATAATTCGGCAGTAGTAGACGCTACTTCAGTTTAA
- a CDS encoding OsmC family protein yields MAEHHFHLKADWPGGRNSEGYIEAGNLQTKISIPTEMDGPGIGTNPDEMLLGAAATCYIITLAAMIERAKLPLDEMSLESEGIVDVTKGVFTYKKIIHRPTVSLKAEASEEDRRKLTKLVEKAEKSCMISRAIQGNVELELEPSIS; encoded by the coding sequence ATGGCAGAGCATCATTTTCATTTAAAGGCAGATTGGCCAGGCGGACGCAATAGTGAAGGATACATTGAAGCAGGGAATTTACAAACGAAGATTTCTATACCAACGGAAATGGATGGACCTGGAATTGGGACAAATCCTGATGAAATGTTATTAGGTGCTGCGGCAACTTGCTATATTATTACACTAGCAGCAATGATCGAACGTGCAAAACTACCGCTTGATGAGATGTCACTTGAATCAGAAGGAATTGTCGATGTAACGAAAGGCGTTTTTACATACAAAAAAATCATCCATCGACCAACCGTATCATTGAAGGCGGAAGCGAGTGAAGAGGACCGGCGCAAGTTAACTAAACTTGTAGAAAAAGCAGAGAAAAGCTGCATGATTTCACGAGCGATTCAAGGAAATGTTGAGCTTGAACTGGAACCATCCATTAGTTAA
- the chrA gene encoding chromate efflux transporter: MKKHSLLEVLSASLKLGLTSFGGPTAHLGYFKDEYVDKRKWLDDKMYADIIALCQFLPGPASSQVGIAIGMLRRGLLGGIVSWLGFTLPSVIVLVLFALAFQSFTLGNATWIASLKIVAVAVVAHAILGMGKSLTPDKPRIAIALGAALIMLLFPSAFVQILVIIAAAIIGFYLFSKQAETNVRPFSLAITKTQGLAALSILGLLLIGLPILANVVTNSYITIFDIFFRIGTIVFGGGHVVLPLLEQEVVPNGLVTSGEFLAGYAMAQAVPGPMFTLASYLGTMISGTVGGIIATIAMFLPSFLLIIGALPFLNALRKRPRFQGVLTGVNASVVGILLAAFYDPVFISAIASGADFALAIVLFSLLHFWRRPAWMVVIVGVILGEVIHFIFV; encoded by the coding sequence ATGAAGAAGCATTCATTATTAGAGGTTCTAAGTGCCTCACTAAAACTAGGATTAACATCATTCGGAGGGCCCACAGCGCACTTGGGCTATTTTAAAGATGAATATGTAGATAAACGAAAGTGGCTAGATGACAAAATGTATGCGGATATTATTGCTTTATGCCAGTTCTTGCCGGGACCAGCGAGTAGTCAGGTAGGTATAGCAATTGGTATGCTGCGTAGGGGATTATTAGGTGGTATTGTTTCTTGGCTAGGTTTCACACTGCCTTCCGTTATAGTGCTTGTCTTATTTGCGCTAGCATTTCAGTCTTTTACACTTGGTAATGCGACATGGATTGCAAGCTTGAAAATTGTTGCGGTTGCAGTTGTTGCTCACGCAATATTAGGCATGGGTAAGAGCCTGACGCCGGATAAACCGAGAATTGCCATAGCGCTTGGTGCAGCACTTATCATGTTACTTTTTCCGTCTGCATTCGTACAAATACTAGTAATTATTGCTGCTGCAATTATTGGATTTTATTTGTTCTCAAAGCAGGCAGAGACCAATGTGCGCCCTTTTTCACTGGCAATCACGAAAACACAGGGGCTAGCAGCTCTATCCATTTTAGGGCTTTTATTAATTGGTTTACCAATTCTTGCAAACGTAGTAACCAATAGTTATATTACAATTTTTGATATTTTCTTCCGGATTGGTACTATCGTATTCGGTGGTGGACATGTCGTCCTGCCCTTACTCGAACAAGAAGTAGTACCAAATGGCTTGGTGACGAGTGGGGAATTCCTTGCAGGATATGCGATGGCTCAAGCCGTTCCAGGGCCAATGTTTACCCTTGCAAGCTATTTAGGAACGATGATAAGTGGAACAGTTGGTGGAATTATCGCGACAATTGCGATGTTTTTGCCATCCTTTTTATTAATCATTGGTGCACTGCCATTTTTAAATGCATTAAGAAAGCGACCGAGATTCCAAGGTGTGTTAACTGGTGTAAATGCGAGTGTTGTTGGAATTCTATTAGCGGCATTTTATGATCCGGTGTTTATTAGTGCGATTGCTAGTGGAGCAGATTTTGCTTTGGCTATAGTCTTGTTTTCTCTCTTACATTTTTGGAGAAGACCTGCATGGATGGTCGTAATTGTCGGTGTTATTCTCGGCGAGGTAATCCATTTTATTTTTGTTTAA
- a CDS encoding DUF488 domain-containing protein yields the protein MSIKIKRIYEAASGDDGVRVLVDRLWPRGISKKDARLDYWLKNIGPASELRKSFHQDKMNFSTFKKRYKEEQLRNGEQLEELEKLRDIVDEHTIVTLLFAAKDEENNQAVILQEILKDER from the coding sequence ATGTCAATTAAAATAAAGCGAATCTATGAAGCTGCAAGTGGGGATGATGGTGTTCGCGTACTTGTTGATCGTTTATGGCCAAGGGGAATATCGAAGAAGGATGCAAGGCTTGACTACTGGTTAAAAAACATTGGTCCAGCATCAGAATTAAGAAAATCTTTCCATCAGGATAAAATGAATTTTTCTACTTTCAAAAAGCGCTATAAAGAAGAACAGTTAAGAAATGGTGAACAACTGGAAGAACTCGAAAAGCTAAGAGATATTGTGGATGAGCATACAATCGTAACATTACTATTTGCCGCAAAAGATGAGGAAAATAATCAAGCGGTAATTTTACAAGAGATACTAAAAGATGAACGCTAA
- a CDS encoding TerC family protein, whose product MGAELILEYLWVLVVLVGLEGLLAADNALVLAIMVRHLPEKQRKRALFYGLAGAFVLRFGSLFVISFLVDVWQVQALGAAYLLFMSIKNLYDRFKSRSGKEEAEPVIREEDIKEATPKEFWWTVAKVEFADLAFAVDSILAAVALALALPPSGLGTVGSLDTAQFAVVFAGGMIGIIIMRFAANIFVDILHKRPNLEIAAFVIVGWVGVKLAVMVMAHPAIAWIPHDFPHSTVWQLIFYGVLVLIALVGWFSSGPKKEESQ is encoded by the coding sequence ATGGGAGCAGAACTGATTTTAGAGTATTTATGGGTATTAGTTGTACTAGTAGGTCTTGAGGGGTTACTAGCAGCAGATAATGCTTTAGTATTAGCAATTATGGTAAGACATCTTCCCGAAAAACAAAGAAAAAGAGCGTTGTTTTATGGACTTGCGGGAGCATTTGTTTTACGATTCGGATCATTATTCGTTATCTCCTTCCTCGTTGATGTATGGCAGGTTCAGGCATTGGGAGCGGCATACTTATTATTCATGTCGATTAAGAACCTTTACGATCGTTTCAAATCAAGAAGCGGGAAGGAAGAAGCAGAGCCTGTAATCAGGGAAGAAGATATAAAGGAAGCGACACCAAAGGAATTCTGGTGGACGGTTGCCAAGGTAGAATTTGCCGATTTAGCCTTTGCAGTAGATTCAATTCTTGCTGCTGTTGCATTAGCATTAGCACTTCCACCAAGTGGTTTAGGTACAGTTGGTAGTCTTGATACAGCACAATTTGCTGTTGTCTTTGCCGGCGGAATGATCGGGATCATTATTATGCGATTTGCGGCAAATATCTTTGTTGATATACTTCATAAACGTCCAAACTTAGAAATCGCAGCCTTCGTTATTGTAGGTTGGGTTGGTGTGAAGCTTGCGGTCATGGTAATGGCACATCCAGCAATCGCTTGGATTCCACATGATTTCCCACACTCAACAGTTTGGCAGTTAATCTTCTATGGTGTATTAGTATTAATCGCATTAGTCGGCTGGTTCTCATCCGGTCCTAAAAAAGAAGAAAGTCAATAG
- a CDS encoding TerC family protein yields MGSELIIAYLGVLVVLICLEGLLAADNAVVLAIMVKHLPESQRKKALFYGLAGALVLRFGSLFIISFLVDVWQVQALGALYLLFMSIRNLIERFRTKPEIEKEEVKSAIREKNVPEVSKKQFWWTVVKVEFADLAFAVDSILAAVALAITLPVTNLGTIGSLDAGQFFVVFAGGMIGVVIMRFAANLFVGLLQKRPNLEIAAFVIVGWVGVKLAVMVIAHPAIGWIPEAFPHSTIWQVIFYGVLLLIALIGWFSSNPKTEEN; encoded by the coding sequence ATGGGATCAGAATTAATCATTGCATATTTAGGAGTATTAGTTGTTTTAATTTGCCTAGAGGGATTGCTTGCCGCCGATAATGCTGTTGTTCTAGCAATTATGGTCAAGCATCTTCCGGAAAGTCAACGTAAAAAGGCTTTATTCTATGGACTAGCAGGGGCATTGGTCTTAAGGTTTGGTTCATTATTTATTATTTCCTTCCTCGTGGATGTGTGGCAAGTGCAGGCACTAGGAGCTCTATATCTACTCTTTATGTCAATTAGAAACTTGATAGAGCGGTTTAGAACAAAACCAGAGATTGAAAAGGAAGAAGTAAAATCAGCAATTAGAGAGAAAAATGTACCAGAGGTTTCAAAAAAACAATTTTGGTGGACTGTAGTAAAGGTCGAGTTTGCTGATTTAGCTTTTGCAGTAGATTCAATTCTAGCTGCAGTTGCATTAGCAATTACACTCCCGGTAACAAATCTCGGTACAATTGGAAGCCTTGATGCAGGACAATTTTTCGTTGTATTTGCAGGAGGTATGATTGGTGTAGTCATTATGCGTTTTGCAGCCAATCTGTTTGTAGGCCTTCTTCAAAAACGACCAAATTTAGAAATCGCAGCCTTCGTTATCGTTGGCTGGGTCGGTGTGAAGCTTGCTGTTATGGTTATTGCGCATCCGGCAATTGGCTGGATCCCTGAAGCATTTCCGCACTCCACAATCTGGCAAGTTATTTTCTATGGTGTATTATTATTAATTGCATTAATAGGTTGGTTTTCATCTAATCCTAAAACAGAAGAAAACTAG
- a CDS encoding phospho-sugar mutase, which translates to MNSWEQAYQKWNTFQNLDVSLKARLDDLKNSNQALEDAFYKELTFGTGGMRGILGPGINRMNIYTVRKAVNGLANYLLANRVNVKDRGVVIAYDSRYMSKEFAVEAAKVLGYYGIHTHVFESIRPTPILSFAVRYLGSTAGIMITASHNPPEYNGFKVYNETGGQIILEEAEKIIASIKETADELSVPYLELEQLAARRLLTWVGKEIDNAYLERLAQITRMDPVILNKEKELSIVYTPLHGTGLDLVTKGLAQLNFPNVHIVKEQAIPDPAFSTVESPNPEEHQAFSQALVLGKQVNADILLGTDPDADRLGVAVLTKDNEYQVLTGNQLGSLLLDYILKRNDPVIYPNARMIKTIVTTELGREIANSYKVETIDTLTGFKYIGEKIHQFAATGETFVFGFEESYGYLISSFVREKDAIQAAVMTTEMANYWKQQGKTLLDALDDLYVKHGYYLEGLSSLTLKGKEGGQQITKIMETIREQPLKEIAGLKVEKVENYLTGERASMKDNKVEQINLPRENMMKFKLEQNAWVCLRPSGTEPKIKCYFGVCGNSREASKQKLAALQEKMEGIIAGIISQ; encoded by the coding sequence ATGAACAGCTGGGAGCAGGCCTATCAAAAGTGGAATACGTTTCAAAATCTTGATGTATCACTCAAAGCAAGATTAGATGATTTGAAGAATAGCAATCAAGCATTAGAAGATGCTTTCTATAAAGAATTAACATTTGGAACTGGTGGAATGCGAGGCATATTAGGGCCGGGCATTAATCGGATGAATATTTATACAGTGAGAAAAGCGGTAAATGGGTTAGCGAACTATTTGCTGGCTAATCGTGTGAATGTGAAAGACCGTGGCGTAGTGATTGCATATGATTCTCGATATATGTCAAAGGAATTCGCGGTTGAAGCAGCAAAGGTATTGGGTTATTACGGGATTCATACACATGTATTTGAATCGATTAGACCTACACCAATACTATCATTTGCAGTACGATATTTGGGAAGTACGGCAGGGATTATGATTACTGCGAGTCATAACCCACCAGAATACAACGGATTCAAGGTATACAATGAGACAGGTGGTCAGATTATTTTAGAAGAAGCAGAAAAGATCATCGCTTCTATTAAAGAAACAGCTGATGAACTATCTGTGCCATATTTAGAGCTAGAGCAATTAGCTGCAAGGCGATTATTAACATGGGTAGGAAAAGAAATTGACAATGCGTATTTAGAGCGATTAGCGCAAATTACTCGCATGGATCCAGTAATATTGAATAAGGAAAAAGAGTTATCAATTGTTTATACACCATTACATGGAACAGGACTAGATCTTGTCACAAAAGGATTAGCGCAGCTTAATTTTCCGAATGTTCATATCGTTAAGGAGCAGGCAATACCAGATCCAGCCTTTTCTACTGTAGAATCACCCAATCCCGAAGAACATCAAGCTTTCAGTCAGGCATTAGTTCTAGGAAAACAAGTAAACGCAGATATATTACTTGGCACCGATCCTGATGCAGATAGATTAGGTGTCGCTGTATTGACAAAGGACAATGAATATCAAGTATTAACTGGAAATCAATTAGGTTCCCTGCTCTTAGACTATATTCTTAAACGTAATGATCCAGTCATCTATCCAAATGCAAGAATGATTAAGACCATTGTTACAACAGAATTAGGAAGAGAGATAGCTAATTCTTACAAAGTGGAGACAATTGATACCTTAACTGGTTTTAAATATATTGGTGAGAAGATTCATCAATTTGCTGCAACTGGCGAAACCTTTGTCTTTGGCTTTGAAGAAAGCTATGGTTACTTAATAAGCAGCTTTGTCCGTGAAAAAGATGCCATTCAAGCAGCAGTCATGACAACTGAAATGGCGAATTATTGGAAGCAGCAAGGGAAAACATTACTCGATGCTTTAGATGATTTATATGTAAAGCATGGTTATTATTTGGAAGGCTTGTCATCGTTGACTCTAAAAGGGAAAGAAGGCGGGCAGCAAATAACAAAGATTATGGAAACCATTCGTGAACAACCATTAAAGGAAATTGCAGGATTAAAGGTTGAAAAAGTGGAAAACTACTTAACGGGCGAACGAGCTTCTATGAAGGATAATAAGGTAGAGCAAATCAATTTGCCTAGAGAAAATATGATGAAATTCAAACTCGAACAAAATGCTTGGGTTTGTCTGCGTCCATCTGGTACAGAGCCGAAAATTAAATGCTATTTCGGTGTTTGTGGAAATAGTAGGGAAGCAAGCAAACAAAAATTAGCTGCTTTACAAGAAAAGATGGAAGGAATTATCGCTGGAATCATCAGTCAGTAG
- a CDS encoding AI-2E family transporter, whose amino-acid sequence MINKRWFRVLLFLIMFFLLILLMNATKFVFVPFIQYLGAVAFPIIGAGILYYLTKPLMHFLEKRKVHRIVSIIIIFITIIVVAALFLLFIWPIARDQSINLFESIPTMIVAVENFIDYWQEHYTLIPDAVLDPIISFTDELPTHIETVVNYLFGFIGGFIGQVISIAAGLVLIPFFLFFMLKDGDKLVPFITHIFKKKKADNIRSLLGKLDAVLGSFIQGQLIVSFVVGVLLLIGYLIIGLDYAVALALFGMVTNVIPYLGPFLAVTPALIVGGIQDPYNLIWVSIIMIVAQQFESNIVSPNVMGQALNLHPLTIITVILAAGSIAGFIGIVFAVPAYAVIRTIIVHFYDTYVDSKKNKEDALI is encoded by the coding sequence GTGATTAACAAACGATGGTTTAGGGTATTACTTTTCTTAATTATGTTCTTTCTATTAATTCTATTAATGAATGCTACTAAGTTCGTATTTGTACCATTTATACAATATTTGGGAGCTGTTGCATTCCCAATTATAGGTGCAGGTATTCTTTATTACTTAACAAAGCCATTGATGCACTTTTTAGAAAAGCGAAAGGTTCATCGCATCGTCTCTATTATCATTATATTTATAACAATAATCGTTGTTGCAGCTCTATTCTTGCTGTTCATTTGGCCTATTGCTCGAGACCAATCAATTAATCTATTTGAAAGCATCCCAACGATGATCGTTGCTGTAGAGAATTTCATCGATTATTGGCAAGAACATTATACACTTATTCCAGACGCAGTGCTTGATCCAATTATAAGCTTTACCGATGAATTACCAACCCATATTGAAACGGTAGTAAACTACTTGTTCGGATTTATTGGTGGATTTATCGGTCAAGTAATCAGTATTGCGGCAGGATTAGTATTAATTCCATTCTTCCTATTCTTTATGTTAAAGGATGGGGATAAATTGGTACCGTTTATAACACATATTTTTAAAAAGAAAAAAGCAGATAATATCCGAAGTTTATTAGGTAAATTGGATGCGGTATTAGGCTCTTTTATCCAGGGACAGCTTATTGTTAGCTTCGTTGTCGGAGTTCTGTTATTAATTGGTTACCTCATTATTGGTCTTGATTATGCAGTAGCACTTGCATTGTTCGGTATGGTAACCAATGTCATTCCATACCTAGGACCTTTTCTCGCCGTTACGCCAGCACTGATTGTTGGAGGAATTCAGGATCCATATAATCTCATCTGGGTTTCAATCATTATGATTGTTGCTCAGCAATTCGAAAGTAATATCGTTTCACCAAACGTAATGGGACAAGCATTAAACTTGCACCCCTTAACGATTATTACCGTCATTTTGGCTGCAGGAAGTATTGCCGGCTTCATAGGGATCGTCTTTGCCGTACCAGCATACGCGGTTATTCGAACAATCATTGTCCATTTTTATGACACCTACGTGGACTCAAAGAAAAATAAAGAAGATGCATTGATTTAG